In a single window of the Drosophila albomicans strain 15112-1751.03 chromosome 3, ASM965048v2, whole genome shotgun sequence genome:
- the LOC117566525 gene encoding uncharacterized protein LOC117566525 → MTVGESNFNRDYFTNFTFQIKSGKVFLDMYLKKPLLKGWRARLDFQLRVSNAKSFQSIFSTTVDVCNIVNVYKNNLFKKWYSNLLKYGNFLRQCPLNSSHYYIRNWQFGNNLLPPFITTGAYRLETYNFYGRYRAKDEVFIMSCSADATIND, encoded by the coding sequence ATGACAGTAGGCGAGAGTAACTTTAATCGCGATTACTTCACCAACTttacatttcaaatcaaaagtGGTAAAGTCTTTCTGGACATGTATCTGAAGAAACCTCTGCTCAAGGGTTGGCGAGCTCGTCTGGACTTTCAGCTGCGAGTGAGCAATGCGAAGAGTTTTCAGAGTATTTTCTCCACCACAGTTGATGTGTGTAACATTGTGAATGTCTACAAGAATAATCTATTCAAGAAGTGGTATAGTAATCTGCTCAAATACGGCAACTTTCTGCGACAATGTCCGTTAAATTCAAGTCATTACTATATACGCAACTGGCAATTTGGCAATAATCTGCTGCCACCATTCATAACGACTGGGGCGTATCGCTTGGAGACCTACAATTTCTATGGCAGGTACAGGGCCAAAGACGAGGTCTTCATAATGAGCTGTAGTGCCGATGCCACCATAAATGATTGA
- the LOC117569808 gene encoding uncharacterized protein LOC117569808 isoform X2 has product MRRIVTVLLIIIMLLNNIPRGTSRRVSTDFGRKYASNYAARISEDNKAINMTLDLVRDLTVDLWLKVNITQRETKNRYKNIFAYNMNLCQLIGKAKGINVFTIWLQNIYRYTNMPMSCPIEEGQYYWRDLRPDKDSIPAFILTGHFRIDALFYMKDWDNDMLTNTTMFVYIKMK; this is encoded by the exons ATGCGTCGGATTGTGACCGTATtactaattataataatgctGTTGAATAATATACCAAGAGGCACCAGCCGTAGA GTTTCAACCGACTTTGGACGCAAATATGCCTCGAATTATGCAGCGCGTATTAGCGAAGATAACAAGGCAATAAACATGACACTCGATTTGGTGAGAGATCTAACTGTAGATCTCTGGCTTAAAGTGAATATCACACAGCGAGAGACAAAGAATCGTTACAAAAATATCTTTGCATACAATATGAACTTGTGCCAACTGATTGGCAAAGCTAAAGGCATAAATGTGTTTACAATTTGGTTGCAGAACATTTATAGATACACCAACATGCCCATGAGTTGTCCCATTGAAGAG GGTCAATATTACTGGAGGGATCTGAGACCAGATAAGGATAGCATACCGGCTTTCATTCTCACAGGACACTTTCGGATTGATGCGTTGTTCTACATGAAGGATTGGGACAACGATATGCTGACCAATACCACAATGTTTgtgtatattaaaatgaagtaa
- the LOC117570483 gene encoding uncharacterized protein LOC117570483, with translation MCCLEITALLCISNLALTEASSLLIQSGESKFSPKYFQNFTIDIINNTLNLEMTTIKPFTRGFKVHLDFSISLGKTKHYQSVFSHIIDTCGVVSAVKNNIFKSWFQSMLEHGNFMYNCPVVVGHYFLRNWKLDGQLVPHYLYAGDYRVKGHFFFGKLKSKHEDFVLDLTIFALLKTN, from the exons ATGTGCTGCCTGGAAATTACAGCTCTGCTTTGCATCTCTAATCTGGCACTAACGGAAGCT TCTAGCCTACTGATACAATCTGGCGAAAGTAAGTTCAGTCCCAAGTACTTTCAAAACTTTACCATTGACATCATCAACAATACTCTCAACCTGGAAATGACCACCATAAAGCCCTTTACACGTGGCTTTAAGGTTCATCTTGACTTCTCCATCAGTCTGGGCAAAACAAAGCATTATCAAAGCGTCTTCTCACACATCATTGATACTTGCGGAGTTGTATCTGCAgtgaaaaacaatatatttaagtCCTGGTTTCAGTCAATGCTGGAGCATGGCAATTTCATGTACAATTGCCCAGTTGTTGTGGGTCATTATTTCTTGCGTAACTGGAAGTTGGATGGACAATTGGTACCTCACTACTTGTATGCTGGAGATTACCGTGTGAAGGGTCACTTCTTCTTCGGCAAACTCAAATCGAAACATGAGGATTTTGTTTTAGATCTAACTATATTTGCATTGTTAAAAACCAATTAA
- the LOC117569808 gene encoding uncharacterized protein LOC117569808 isoform X1, whose protein sequence is MRRIVTVLLIIIMLLNNIPRGTSRRAFNTLHFRKVSTDFGRKYASNYAARISEDNKAINMTLDLVRDLTVDLWLKVNITQRETKNRYKNIFAYNMNLCQLIGKAKGINVFTIWLQNIYRYTNMPMSCPIEEGQYYWRDLRPDKDSIPAFILTGHFRIDALFYMKDWDNDMLTNTTMFVYIKMK, encoded by the exons ATGCGTCGGATTGTGACCGTATtactaattataataatgctGTTGAATAATATACCAAGAGGCACCAGCCGTAGA GCTTTTAATACGTTACATTTTCGTAAGGTTTCAACCGACTTTGGACGCAAATATGCCTCGAATTATGCAGCGCGTATTAGCGAAGATAACAAGGCAATAAACATGACACTCGATTTGGTGAGAGATCTAACTGTAGATCTCTGGCTTAAAGTGAATATCACACAGCGAGAGACAAAGAATCGTTACAAAAATATCTTTGCATACAATATGAACTTGTGCCAACTGATTGGCAAAGCTAAAGGCATAAATGTGTTTACAATTTGGTTGCAGAACATTTATAGATACACCAACATGCCCATGAGTTGTCCCATTGAAGAG GGTCAATATTACTGGAGGGATCTGAGACCAGATAAGGATAGCATACCGGCTTTCATTCTCACAGGACACTTTCGGATTGATGCGTTGTTCTACATGAAGGATTGGGACAACGATATGCTGACCAATACCACAATGTTTgtgtatattaaaatgaagtaa
- the LOC117566526 gene encoding uncharacterized protein LOC117566526 — protein sequence MFSNNLKVMVTFVILYLATDIMANKMIFKNGDCRYNREFFSNFTLLVNNGQLQMDMILVRQLVMGLKAHLSFEFRVSKSKTYQSLFQHDLNYCNMLRGNQQTLYRRLFLSMLKVGNFARSCPIQPGYYYLKGWTFNGDIVPSFLYLGDYRVGGSFYYGKYRRKPENPLLECTLEAILHN from the exons ATGTTTTCAAACAACCTCAAAGTAATGGtaacatttgttatattatatttggcaACAGATATTATG gcaaataaaatgatattcaAGAACGGAGACTGCAGATACAATCGTGAATTTTTTTCCAACTTTACACTGCTCGTTAACAATGGCCAACTGCAAATGGATATGATTCTTGTGAGACAACTTGTCATGGGTCTAAAAGCACATCTCAGCTTTGAATTTCGTGTCTCCAAATCCAAGACGTACCAGAGCTTATTTCAGCATGATCTGAACTATTGTAATATGCTCAGGGGTAATCAGCAAACACTTTATCGTCGTTTGTTTTTGAGCATGCTTAAGGTGGGGAACTTTGCCAGAAGTTGTCCCATTCAGCCCGGATATTACTATTTAAAGGGCTGGACATTTAATGGTGATATTGTGCCCTCATTTTTGTACTTGGGTGACTATCGCGTTGGCGGCAGTTTTTACTACGGAAAGTACAGAAGAAAACCCGAAAATCCTCTGTTAGAGTGCACCTTGGAAGCCATACTGCACAACTAA
- the LOC117569367 gene encoding uncharacterized protein LOC117569367, with the protein MLQLRSALSFAIFSLTLLSIGINPSEGERRVDFVGTNYTFNPAYFTSFSITIVNKSISMDMVLLKPILRGFKVHIDYQLRMANAKSYQSIFSRHVDVCAMVSTVKDGLLKSWFKSMASHGNFMANCPVEVGHYYLHNWRMGSSMMHQFLYPGEYRSRVNFFYGKYKTKTEDRVLSIVMESLISN; encoded by the exons atgttgcagttgcgTAGTGCTTTGAGTTTCGCTATATTTTCCCTCACTTTGCTATCAATTGGAATAAATCCTAGTGAAGGA GAGCGACGCGTTGACTTTGTAGGCACTAACTACACTTTCAATCCGGCTTACTTTACGAGTTTTTCGATCacaattgtgaataaaagcataaGCATGGACATGGTATTGCTGAAGCCCATTCTGCGTGGCTTCAAGGTGCACATCGACTATCAGCTGCGCATGGCCAATGCCAAGAGCTATCAATCGATCTTCAGTCGCCACGTCGATGTCTGTGCCATGGTCAGCACTGTTAAAGATGGTCTGCTCAAGAGCTGGTTCAAGAGCATGGCCAGCCACGGCAACTTCATGGCCAACTGTCCAGTTGAGGTAGGTCATTACTATCTGCACAATTGGCGCATGGGATCATCGATGATGCATCAGTTTCTATACCCGGGAGAGTATCGCAGTCGCGTGAACTTCTTCTATGGCAAATATAAGACCAAGACCGAAGACCGTGTGCTCTCCATTGTAATGGAATCGCTTATATCAAACTGA